A genomic region of Maridesulfovibrio bastinii DSM 16055 contains the following coding sequences:
- a CDS encoding methyl-accepting chemotaxis protein: MFRNVKIGTRIQLIFILMLLSFAVGLAEYWHSSKNLTETGTDIIGQVTLNEEKQKISVATDVLAESLKLALKGVTDKTEQAAIVQQALDSIRFEDDNSGYFYAYRKTVCIAHATLPKLIGKDLADLKDAGGNYMVRNLYQTARAGGGVMPFEWEKPGEGVQPKIGTAKFIPGTDIWIGTGVYLSHVKKAQDKIQSKLENIVDQRIIIAIAVILVILLLIILPICLLIARSIRIPLKEAVNGAKRITDGRLDEKLDESGADELSELSREMNKMSSQISVSRNETEKAVRESRKEAQEAAEARNEAEKNKQEVEHSIAEIGRTVKILEEAVTKSGEVMDTVKNHMREIHGKADDQQYQMGQSESSMDNLSRAVEIITSLSSESMNQAKEELNSTRDGARMVEESVQSIREIHLKADELEKQMAELDDQAESIGNVMTVISDIADQTNLLALNAAIEAARAGEAGRGFAVVADEIRKLAEKTMNATKEVGNIILGIQSSAQANAQSMSKIADDITEAADISEKSGEMLEVISEGAEEAYKRSSSISESTEDQAQANMQVSNSIEEMKKLVEESKDNVQGSQNAVTNLDSIMGDIKKVINNLKKRID; this comes from the coding sequence ATGTTTCGTAACGTTAAAATAGGCACCAGAATACAATTAATATTTATACTGATGCTGCTTTCATTTGCTGTAGGGCTTGCTGAATACTGGCATTCCTCAAAAAATCTGACAGAGACAGGAACGGACATAATCGGACAGGTTACCCTCAATGAAGAAAAACAGAAAATATCAGTAGCCACTGATGTTCTTGCTGAATCTTTAAAGCTGGCTCTGAAAGGGGTAACAGATAAGACTGAGCAGGCAGCTATCGTCCAGCAGGCTCTGGACAGTATTCGTTTTGAAGACGACAATTCCGGATATTTTTATGCCTATAGAAAAACCGTATGTATTGCCCACGCCACCCTTCCTAAACTTATTGGCAAAGACTTGGCTGATCTCAAAGACGCCGGCGGTAATTACATGGTTCGTAATCTGTATCAGACCGCCCGTGCAGGCGGTGGTGTTATGCCTTTTGAATGGGAAAAACCCGGTGAAGGGGTTCAACCCAAAATAGGTACGGCAAAATTTATACCCGGTACTGACATCTGGATTGGAACAGGTGTCTATTTAAGCCATGTAAAAAAAGCACAGGATAAAATTCAAAGCAAACTTGAAAACATTGTTGATCAGAGAATAATCATCGCCATAGCTGTAATCCTGGTAATACTCCTGCTCATAATCCTCCCTATCTGCCTGCTCATTGCCAGAAGCATCAGAATTCCACTCAAAGAAGCGGTAAATGGTGCCAAAAGGATAACTGACGGCAGACTTGACGAAAAACTTGATGAAAGCGGAGCAGACGAACTTTCCGAGCTTTCGCGTGAAATGAACAAAATGTCATCTCAAATTTCGGTCAGCAGAAATGAAACCGAGAAAGCTGTCAGAGAATCACGCAAAGAAGCTCAGGAAGCAGCAGAAGCCCGAAATGAAGCTGAAAAAAATAAACAGGAAGTAGAACACTCCATTGCCGAAATAGGAAGAACAGTAAAAATACTGGAAGAAGCTGTCACTAAAAGTGGAGAGGTAATGGATACCGTGAAAAACCACATGCGTGAAATTCATGGTAAGGCAGACGATCAGCAGTATCAGATGGGACAATCTGAAAGTTCCATGGATAATTTAAGCAGAGCTGTTGAGATAATAACTTCTCTTTCAAGCGAATCCATGAATCAGGCCAAGGAAGAACTGAACTCCACAAGAGATGGAGCCAGAATGGTGGAAGAATCAGTCCAGTCAATCAGAGAAATTCATTTAAAGGCTGACGAATTAGAAAAACAGATGGCTGAACTTGATGATCAGGCTGAATCAATCGGTAATGTTATGACCGTTATTTCAGATATTGCGGATCAGACAAATCTTCTGGCTCTGAACGCAGCCATTGAAGCGGCCAGAGCCGGAGAAGCCGGTCGCGGATTTGCTGTTGTTGCGGATGAAATACGCAAGCTCGCAGAAAAGACAATGAATGCGACCAAAGAAGTTGGTAATATAATTCTCGGAATCCAGAGCAGTGCTCAGGCCAACGCACAATCCATGAGTAAAATTGCTGATGATATAACTGAAGCTGCCGACATCTCTGAAAAATCAGGAGAAATGCTTGAGGTAATTTCAGAGGGGGCAGAAGAAGCCTATAAGCGTTCATCCTCGATTTCCGAATCAACTGAAGATCAGGCTCAGGCTAATATGCAGGTCAGCAACTCAATTGAAGAAATGAAAAAGCTGGTTGAAGAATCAAAAGATAACGTTCAGGGATCTCAAAATGCAGTCACCAATCTGGACAGCATAATGGGCGACATCAAAAAAGTTATCAACAATCTCAAAAAGCGTATCGATTAA
- a CDS encoding DEAD/DEAH box helicase, which translates to MGDQVVDHRKISGNKATFSDPRRPWPAGISNMLALKGIDKLYSHQSIAADYVRAGRNVVVATPTASGKTMTYNLPVMEQLLRDPESHALYLFPLKALAQDQLKTFNELAAYLPEDRRPHAAIYDGDTTPYKRKKMRDNPPNVILTNPEMLHLSMLPYHERWMKFLAGLTHIVVDEVHTYRGIMGSNMAMLFRRLLRVCSYYGAEPSFVFSSATVGNPAELCKSLTGLEVTAITESGAASGDRNFVFFNPQVSPYSAAIQLLKAALARGLRTIVYTQSRKMTELISMWVNEKAGDYKDRISAYRAGFLPEERREIEARMSSGELLAVISTSALELGIDIGGLDLCIMVGYPGSVMATLQRGGRVGRSNRESAVVLIGQEDALDQYFMRNPDDFFSRPPECAVLNPYNPVIMERHLICAAAEMTMREDDRLLREAQVRKRVEEMEQDGTLLRNGRGDEIYSKRKRPHREVSLRGSGGTIHIEDADSSQPIGTIDEIRSYSEAHEGAVYIHRGNTYRITEMDLASRTIKAKKERVGYYTRARKNKSTEIIEIYSQKAVFGCVMRFGKLRVTEKITGYEKRASKGGQLLGIVPLDLPPVIFDTQGLWIEISPDLKRKAEDEFIHFMGGIHAVEHAAIGIMPLMVLADRNDLGGISTPMHEQVGGPAVFIYDGMPGGAGLTMQAFDESEQLLKKTLQTISECECELGCPSCVHSPKCGSGNRPIDKAASIFILENIINADSPAASEVNKLDLKPFGEKIEKPVPEPENFGVLDVETRRSAQDVGGWNRADRMGISIAVLYDSRTDQFYDYTQDMIGELAKRLEELDLVIGFNIIGFDYKVLTGVYPYKFKEVPTLDLLKTVHERLGYRLKLDNIAKATLNSAKSADGLKALEWWKEGKLDLITKYCRQDVTVTRDVYLFGKENGYILFTNKEKKKVRLPVNW; encoded by the coding sequence ATGGGTGATCAGGTTGTAGACCACCGTAAAATATCAGGGAATAAAGCAACTTTTTCAGACCCGCGCCGACCATGGCCGGCGGGGATTTCCAATATGCTGGCTTTAAAAGGAATAGATAAACTCTATTCACACCAGAGCATAGCTGCGGACTATGTGCGCGCCGGAAGAAATGTTGTTGTAGCCACCCCTACGGCCAGCGGCAAAACCATGACTTACAATCTTCCGGTTATGGAACAGCTTTTACGCGACCCGGAAAGTCATGCGCTTTACCTTTTCCCTTTAAAAGCTCTAGCTCAGGACCAGCTGAAAACTTTTAATGAACTTGCCGCGTATCTTCCTGAAGACAGACGCCCGCATGCCGCTATTTATGATGGGGATACAACACCTTACAAGCGCAAAAAAATGCGCGACAATCCCCCGAATGTAATTTTAACAAATCCGGAAATGCTCCATTTATCCATGCTTCCATACCATGAACGCTGGATGAAATTTCTTGCCGGACTCACCCATATAGTTGTCGATGAAGTCCACACCTACAGAGGCATAATGGGTTCGAATATGGCAATGCTTTTCAGAAGACTGCTTAGAGTTTGCAGCTACTACGGAGCTGAGCCATCATTTGTATTTTCTTCCGCAACTGTTGGAAACCCTGCGGAGCTCTGCAAGAGTCTTACAGGCCTTGAAGTCACGGCAATAACTGAAAGCGGAGCAGCATCCGGAGACAGAAATTTTGTTTTTTTCAATCCTCAGGTAAGCCCATACAGTGCCGCAATACAGCTCCTTAAAGCAGCTCTGGCCAGAGGCCTGAGAACAATTGTCTATACCCAGTCAAGAAAGATGACTGAGCTGATTTCAATGTGGGTAAACGAGAAAGCCGGTGATTATAAAGACAGGATAAGTGCTTACAGAGCTGGTTTTCTGCCGGAGGAAAGGCGTGAAATAGAAGCCAGAATGTCCTCTGGAGAACTGCTGGCTGTAATATCAACAAGTGCTCTTGAACTCGGAATTGACATCGGCGGACTCGATCTGTGCATAATGGTCGGTTACCCCGGATCAGTCATGGCTACATTGCAGCGTGGCGGCCGAGTAGGCAGAAGCAACCGTGAGTCGGCTGTTGTTCTTATCGGACAGGAAGATGCCCTTGATCAGTATTTCATGAGAAACCCGGATGACTTTTTTTCAAGACCACCGGAATGTGCGGTGTTGAATCCCTATAATCCGGTTATAATGGAACGTCACCTTATCTGCGCCGCAGCGGAAATGACGATGCGAGAGGATGACCGTCTGCTGCGGGAAGCCCAGGTAAGAAAAAGGGTTGAAGAAATGGAGCAGGATGGAACTCTGCTTAGAAATGGCCGCGGTGACGAAATATATTCCAAAAGAAAAAGACCTCACCGGGAAGTTTCACTGCGCGGTTCAGGCGGCACCATACATATTGAGGATGCTGACAGTTCACAGCCTATCGGCACAATTGACGAAATAAGGTCTTACAGCGAAGCCCATGAAGGAGCGGTGTATATTCACAGGGGTAATACATACCGCATTACAGAAATGGATCTGGCCTCCAGAACCATAAAAGCTAAAAAAGAAAGAGTCGGTTATTACACCCGCGCAAGAAAAAATAAATCTACCGAAATAATAGAAATATACTCCCAAAAAGCAGTTTTCGGATGTGTCATGCGTTTCGGAAAACTACGGGTAACGGAAAAAATAACAGGATACGAAAAACGTGCTTCCAAGGGAGGACAGCTTCTTGGAATTGTTCCACTCGATCTTCCTCCTGTAATATTTGATACTCAGGGCTTGTGGATAGAAATTTCTCCGGACCTTAAAAGAAAAGCCGAAGATGAATTTATACATTTCATGGGTGGCATTCATGCCGTTGAACATGCTGCTATAGGAATTATGCCGCTGATGGTTCTGGCCGACCGTAATGACCTTGGTGGAATATCCACCCCGATGCATGAACAGGTCGGCGGTCCGGCTGTATTTATTTATGACGGAATGCCCGGAGGGGCCGGACTGACTATGCAGGCGTTCGATGAATCCGAACAATTATTGAAAAAAACATTGCAGACTATCAGTGAATGCGAATGTGAACTGGGCTGCCCTTCTTGTGTTCATTCACCAAAATGCGGTTCCGGCAACAGGCCTATTGACAAAGCAGCATCCATATTCATACTCGAAAATATCATAAATGCAGATTCACCAGCAGCCTCGGAGGTCAATAAATTGGATCTTAAACCTTTTGGCGAAAAAATAGAAAAGCCTGTCCCTGAACCCGAAAATTTCGGAGTTCTTGACGTTGAAACAAGGAGATCCGCTCAGGATGTAGGAGGCTGGAACAGAGCTGACCGCATGGGAATTTCAATAGCCGTTCTTTATGACTCAAGAACAGATCAGTTTTATGATTACACTCAGGATATGATTGGCGAGCTGGCTAAAAGGCTTGAAGAACTGGATCTTGTGATAGGCTTTAATATAATAGGTTTTGACTACAAGGTATTAACCGGAGTTTACCCTTATAAATTTAAGGAAGTACCCACTCTTGATCTTTTAAAAACAGTACACGAACGTCTTGGATACAGACTTAAACTTGATAATATTGCCAAGGCAACTTTGAATTCTGCTAAAAGTGCAGACGGACTGAAAGCTCTTGAATGGTGGAAAGAAGGAAAACTTGATCTCATAACCAAATATTGCCGTCAGGACGTTACGGTTACAAGAGATGTATATCTATTTGGGAAAGAAAACGGATATATCTTATTTACTAACAAAGAAAAGAAAAAAGTACGTCTACCTGTCAACTGGTAA
- a CDS encoding nitroreductase family protein: protein MDVFEAIYNRRSIRKYEQGKDISPELIKEIIGAGMMAPSAGNAQPWQFIVVDDREILDSVKDINPYAAMAGQAPLGILVCGDLSLEKYPGFWVQDCAAAVQNILLAIHAKGLGAVWTGVYNNDARVKGFTEKFNLPENVIPHAFLVVGWPAQESKPKDRFKEERIHLNKW, encoded by the coding sequence ATGGATGTTTTTGAAGCTATCTATAACAGGCGTAGTATTCGTAAATATGAACAGGGAAAGGATATCTCACCTGAATTAATAAAAGAGATTATAGGTGCCGGAATGATGGCTCCAAGTGCTGGAAATGCACAGCCCTGGCAGTTCATCGTTGTTGACGACCGTGAAATTCTTGATTCCGTTAAGGATATAAATCCTTATGCAGCCATGGCCGGTCAGGCTCCTTTAGGCATTCTGGTCTGCGGTGATCTCAGCCTTGAAAAATATCCCGGATTCTGGGTTCAGGATTGTGCTGCCGCTGTGCAGAATATTCTTCTTGCAATCCATGCTAAAGGTTTGGGAGCCGTGTGGACCGGAGTTTATAACAATGATGCCCGGGTGAAAGGATTTACCGAAAAATTCAACCTTCCTGAAAATGTAATTCCCCATGCTTTTCTTGTTGTCGGCTGGCCTGCACAGGAATCTAAACCCAAGGACAGGTTTAAAGAGGAAAGGATTCATTTAAACAAGTGGTAG
- a CDS encoding cation diffusion facilitator family transporter → MEDSPRRFAFYSIAASIITLVMKFGAYFITDSVGILSDALESTVNLVAALFALAAITIAMHPADNAHAYGHGKAEYFSSGAEGMLILFAAIGIIYASVERFISPMPPKNLEAGLLVALVAGGVNYITAKVMLNGARKYDSITLEADAKHLMTDVWTSAGLIAGMAIMLFTPPEWSILDPVIAIIMAANVIFTGFQLLTKSYSGLMDKSLPIEELKIIDDCIRKSVTGKALYHGLRTRKSGSARFIDFHFLLPGKTSISESHYICNEIEKYIKEELGKETLVTIHVEPMENEESYDCEETGGLCSTKIRFDIDYKCEK, encoded by the coding sequence TTGGAAGATTCACCACGCAGATTTGCTTTCTATTCAATAGCAGCATCAATAATCACATTGGTTATGAAATTCGGTGCTTATTTCATAACGGATTCTGTCGGAATACTTTCAGACGCTCTGGAATCCACCGTTAATCTTGTTGCGGCATTATTTGCGCTTGCCGCAATAACCATCGCCATGCATCCTGCGGATAATGCCCATGCCTACGGACACGGAAAAGCCGAATATTTTTCAAGCGGTGCAGAAGGAATGCTGATTTTATTCGCCGCAATAGGAATTATATACGCTTCGGTTGAAAGATTCATTTCTCCAATGCCCCCCAAAAATCTTGAAGCAGGTCTGCTTGTCGCTCTGGTGGCTGGCGGTGTAAATTACATTACAGCGAAGGTCATGCTTAACGGAGCCAGAAAGTATGACTCAATTACCCTTGAAGCTGATGCTAAACACCTTATGACCGATGTCTGGACTTCAGCAGGTCTTATCGCAGGAATGGCGATTATGCTTTTCACTCCCCCGGAGTGGTCAATTTTAGACCCTGTAATTGCCATCATTATGGCTGCCAACGTAATTTTTACCGGATTTCAGCTGCTCACAAAATCCTATTCAGGACTAATGGATAAATCACTGCCTATTGAAGAGCTTAAAATTATTGATGACTGCATTCGCAAATCAGTCACCGGAAAAGCTCTTTACCACGGGCTTAGAACACGGAAATCAGGATCAGCCAGATTTATTGATTTCCATTTTCTGCTTCCGGGAAAAACATCAATCTCCGAATCTCACTACATCTGTAATGAAATAGAAAAGTATATCAAAGAAGAGCTTGGAAAAGAGACTCTTGTAACTATTCATGTCGAACCAATGGAAAATGAAGAGTCCTATGACTGTGAGGAAACAGGTGGGTTATGCAGCACCAAAATACGTTTTGATATTGACTACAAGTGTGAAAAATAA
- a CDS encoding HAD family hydrolase — translation MKNRQIEAIVFDFDGTLAHLTIDFEKMKSRLNDLANVFVDDMPDAQDYPALEWIEKVSGYIKESDPETGKQFNTRCRFLVTSMEIEAAQNGGMFSYSVPLLKMLKNEGIKTAVISRNSASAIKTVCPEITKLNECVLAREDVKLVKPNPYHLNKALELLGVSKENTIMVGDHHMDIQTAKNAGTMSAGVASGRISIEELKKSEPDFVAETCEDLVLLLRENNLL, via the coding sequence ATGAAAAATAGACAAATTGAAGCAATAGTATTCGACTTTGACGGAACTCTGGCCCACCTGACCATTGATTTCGAAAAAATGAAAAGCAGGCTCAACGATCTTGCCAATGTCTTCGTTGACGACATGCCTGATGCACAGGACTATCCGGCTCTGGAATGGATAGAAAAAGTTTCAGGTTATATCAAGGAATCTGATCCGGAAACCGGAAAACAGTTCAATACACGGTGTCGCTTTCTAGTGACTTCCATGGAAATTGAGGCTGCCCAGAATGGTGGTATGTTTTCCTACTCTGTACCACTGCTTAAAATGCTGAAGAATGAAGGTATAAAAACCGCTGTAATCAGCAGAAACAGTGCTTCGGCAATAAAAACAGTGTGCCCCGAAATAACAAAACTCAATGAATGCGTTCTAGCCCGCGAAGATGTTAAGCTTGTAAAACCAAATCCTTACCATCTCAATAAAGCACTTGAACTGCTGGGCGTATCAAAAGAAAATACGATCATGGTCGGCGACCATCACATGGACATTCAAACCGCTAAAAATGCCGGAACAATGAGTGCCGGAGTTGCCAGCGGAAGAATAAGCATTGAAGAACTTAAAAAATCAGAGCCCGATTTTGTAGCCGAAACTTGTGAAGACCTTGTGCTACTGCTGCGTGAAAATAATCTTTTATAA
- a CDS encoding geranylgeranyl reductase family protein yields MSGKFDVVIAGAGPSGSTAAFILADRGYRVALLDKCSFPRKKLCGGLLTVKSVDLFKRLYGYEVEDLFKLGIVFSESSDYSVNYRDKKIRDGKSPVPFRFVDRMVMDKVLLDRAIEAGAVFFPGEQVVECNAFDAEVKTASRRIFRGEYLIAADGVNSTIRRLLPFDKKKWRSNLASTIEVSIDTDKYPREVKAPEIYIGCLRAGYGWVFPGKGKVVAGIGGLNSHTCNFKAEFMDFLRSQGINDPESIKLSGFPLPYGNYIKNPYYGKTFLVGDAAGLVEPLFGEGIFYAIQTGRYVAESLAGSMLSGLDPKKQYRERLEKFVIPELVYSNRLRWALFYAQRLLKHLSFKIFFKSLPSKLAEMVHGIRSYKFLLKKNWD; encoded by the coding sequence GTGTCAGGTAAATTTGATGTAGTTATAGCTGGGGCCGGACCTTCCGGATCTACAGCTGCATTTATTCTGGCTGACAGGGGATACAGGGTTGCACTTCTGGATAAGTGTTCCTTTCCAAGAAAGAAGCTCTGCGGCGGATTGCTGACCGTTAAATCGGTTGATCTTTTCAAGCGGTTATACGGTTATGAAGTGGAAGATCTATTTAAGCTCGGCATTGTTTTTAGTGAATCTTCTGATTACTCCGTAAACTACCGTGATAAAAAAATAAGAGATGGAAAAAGTCCTGTTCCGTTCAGGTTTGTGGACCGCATGGTCATGGATAAAGTTCTGCTGGACAGGGCCATAGAAGCCGGCGCTGTTTTTTTCCCCGGTGAGCAGGTTGTGGAGTGCAATGCGTTCGATGCCGAAGTTAAAACAGCTTCACGGAGAATTTTCCGTGGAGAATATCTGATTGCTGCCGATGGTGTTAATTCCACCATCAGAAGATTGCTTCCTTTTGATAAAAAAAAATGGCGAAGTAATCTGGCTTCAACAATAGAAGTATCCATAGATACTGATAAATATCCCCGTGAAGTTAAAGCTCCTGAAATATATATCGGCTGTTTAAGAGCCGGATATGGATGGGTGTTTCCGGGAAAAGGAAAAGTTGTTGCGGGTATTGGTGGGTTAAATAGCCACACTTGTAATTTTAAGGCTGAATTTATGGATTTTTTGCGTTCACAGGGAATAAATGACCCTGAGTCAATAAAATTATCCGGTTTTCCGCTTCCATACGGAAATTACATAAAAAATCCTTACTACGGAAAAACTTTTCTTGTTGGAGATGCCGCAGGTCTTGTCGAACCATTGTTTGGCGAGGGAATTTTTTATGCCATCCAGACAGGAAGATATGTTGCCGAGTCTCTGGCCGGAAGTATGCTTAGTGGTCTTGATCCTAAAAAGCAGTACCGTGAGCGTCTTGAAAAATTTGTAATACCCGAGCTTGTTTACTCAAACAGACTGCGCTGGGCTCTTTTCTATGCTCAGAGGCTTTTAAAGCATTTGTCATTTAAAATATTTTTTAAATCGCTTCCATCCAAGCTGGCTGAAATGGTTCACGGTATAAGATCTTATAAATTTCTGCTTAAAAAAAATTGGGATTAA
- a CDS encoding potassium channel protein has protein sequence MKKRLLLTISAISGYIIILLLIYHFESGGDNPSINSFFDAAWYSLVTLTTVGYGDMYPVTIPGKILSSILILSSLGILGYLIGKITEHFQILSERRKMGLDGTKFTNHAVILGWNEFSEGVITQLANAKKKTCIITDSKDDIDIIRERFPEEMVFPIFSDPGGRECLVKANATKAASIMPCLGDDTKNLVFILNARKDFPNLSYIVMLDNAELKETFISAGVTYTISRNEVSSKIVASYTFEPIVAKFSEELISTEAAEDDCGIQQYFIKKDCRFVGKDFQEIFTYLKSNMNVIAIAVNKKTESGYQLIKLPEESLTLSYGDYIVVMTSARSVKNLEATMGCREGLYYSESFIDNN, from the coding sequence ATGAAAAAACGACTACTGCTCACTATCTCAGCCATTTCAGGGTATATTATTATCCTGCTGCTGATTTACCATTTTGAATCAGGTGGTGATAACCCGAGCATTAATTCTTTTTTTGATGCAGCGTGGTACTCCCTTGTGACCCTGACCACTGTCGGTTACGGGGATATGTATCCCGTAACCATTCCCGGAAAAATTTTATCATCAATTCTGATACTCTCCAGTCTTGGAATACTCGGTTATCTCATAGGAAAAATTACTGAACACTTTCAAATATTAAGCGAGAGGCGAAAAATGGGGCTCGATGGGACTAAATTCACCAACCATGCGGTTATACTGGGATGGAATGAATTCTCCGAAGGAGTAATCACACAGCTTGCAAATGCCAAAAAGAAGACCTGCATAATTACAGACTCTAAAGATGATATTGATATAATCCGCGAAAGATTCCCGGAAGAGATGGTCTTTCCTATTTTTTCAGACCCGGGCGGCAGAGAATGTCTTGTAAAAGCCAATGCCACCAAGGCCGCAAGCATTATGCCCTGCCTTGGAGATGACACCAAGAATCTGGTTTTCATCTTAAACGCACGCAAAGATTTTCCCAACCTTTCTTACATCGTCATGCTCGACAATGCCGAACTCAAAGAAACTTTCATAAGTGCCGGAGTTACCTACACCATATCAAGAAACGAGGTTTCTTCAAAAATAGTTGCCAGCTATACATTTGAACCGATTGTAGCCAAGTTCAGTGAGGAGCTTATATCCACTGAAGCAGCAGAAGATGACTGCGGGATACAACAATATTTCATAAAAAAGGATTGCAGATTTGTCGGTAAGGATTTTCAGGAAATCTTTACTTATCTTAAATCAAACATGAATGTAATCGCCATAGCCGTTAATAAAAAGACAGAGTCAGGATACCAACTGATAAAACTCCCCGAAGAGTCACTCACGTTGAGCTACGGGGATTATATTGTAGTTATGACCTCTGCCAGATCAGTAAAAAATCTGGAAGCCACTATGGGATGCAGAGAAGGTTTGTATTATTCTGAAAGTTTTATCGATAACAACTAA
- the hpnA gene encoding hopanoid-associated sugar epimerase — MKTLVTGSTGLIGSNLIPILSKRNHKIKVIVRKRSKALHLKKYGVEIVEGDICDKKSIETAMQDCGYLFHLAADYRLWVPDPAEMYRVNVEGTRMLMQKALELGLKKIVYTSSVCTLGCSDDYSQIDENFPSSIKEMISPYKKSKFMAESVVKKMITEQNLPAVIVNPSTPVGPGDSRPTPTGAMILDTARKGGRFYARTGLNIAHVEDIAMGHLLALEKGQPGKRYILGGDNLTLKELFLLTSRIAGKPEPLIKIPSAILYPIAFISEILARIGFIKEPAATLDSIRMAQKTMFYNCKMAEEELGYKHRPAAEAVLDSINWFRANGML; from the coding sequence TTGAAAACTCTCGTTACCGGTTCAACCGGTTTGATAGGTTCAAACCTCATACCCATACTTTCAAAAAGAAATCATAAAATTAAAGTTATAGTCAGAAAGCGTTCAAAAGCACTCCACTTAAAAAAATATGGTGTTGAAATAGTTGAAGGCGATATCTGCGACAAAAAATCAATAGAAACAGCTATGCAGGATTGCGGCTACCTCTTCCATCTTGCAGCTGATTACAGGCTCTGGGTTCCTGATCCCGCTGAGATGTATCGCGTCAATGTGGAAGGAACACGAATGCTGATGCAGAAGGCACTAGAATTAGGCCTTAAAAAAATAGTTTATACATCAAGTGTCTGCACTCTTGGATGCTCTGATGACTACAGCCAGATTGATGAAAATTTTCCTTCTTCAATAAAGGAAATGATCAGCCCCTATAAAAAGTCCAAATTTATGGCTGAAAGTGTAGTCAAAAAAATGATTACAGAGCAGAATCTTCCTGCTGTGATTGTAAACCCGTCAACCCCTGTTGGTCCGGGTGATTCACGTCCTACTCCCACAGGAGCCATGATTCTTGATACAGCCAGAAAAGGCGGCAGGTTTTATGCCAGAACAGGGCTGAATATTGCCCATGTGGAAGATATCGCAATGGGTCATTTGCTGGCCCTTGAAAAGGGGCAGCCCGGTAAACGCTATATTCTCGGTGGAGACAACCTGACACTTAAAGAACTTTTCCTCCTCACCAGCAGGATAGCTGGTAAACCGGAACCGCTTATAAAGATACCCTCGGCAATACTCTATCCTATTGCTTTTATATCAGAAATTCTGGCAAGAATCGGGTTCATTAAAGAACCGGCAGCTACTCTTGACAGCATCCGCATGGCCCAGAAAACCATGTTTTACAACTGCAAAATGGCCGAAGAAGAGCTTGGATACAAACACAGACCTGCTGCGGAAGCGGTACTTGATTCAATCAACTGGTTCAGGGCGAATGGAATGTTGTAA